Within the Balaenoptera acutorostrata chromosome 10, mBalAcu1.1, whole genome shotgun sequence genome, the region cgggagaggagggggcagggagaggaagggtctCTGCCTCTCATGTCCGGTCACCTCTTCCAGGGCATGTCGGAGACCTTTGAGACGCTACACAACCTGGTGCACAAAGGGGTCAAGGTGGTGATGGACATCCCCTACGAGCTGTGGAACGAGACCTCTGCAGAGGTGGCTGACCTCAAGAAGCAGGTACGGGCCCCTCGGCCCTCAGAGGCGGCTGTGCCCCACAGAgctgggtgggggcggggcctcggcCGAGGAAGGCCACGAGGAGCGGGGGGGACCGTGGTCAAGTCGTTTCACTCCTCTGGCTTCAGCCTCCTCGGGAATCAGCCACCAGCCTGGTGGGCGGCGGGGCTCAGCGGGGCTCCTCTGAGAGAAGTCAGCGCTGGGCTTTGCCAACGCAAGGCGTTGTGGTTAACAGTGCGACGTGCTGGTGGAGGAGTTTGAGGAGGTGATCGAGGACTGGTACAGGAACCACCAGGAAGAGGACCTGACTCAGTTCCTCTGCGCCAATCACGTGCTGAAGGGCAAGGATACCAGTGAGTCTGAGGGCACGTCGGCCCTCGATTGTGTTGTTTGCCTCCCCCTCAGGGGAGGTGGGTAGGGGGAGGacggaaaagaaataagaaatggggGCATCGTAGCATCTGTCCTCAGGGCGCTGGATGGGACAGGGTGGGGTCAAGGCCTGACATGCCAGTGCAGAGCAACCATTCAGATGCCTCAGATGCCCCAGGACGGGCCTGGGGCCACagcgtggcagagctgggacccgTTCCAGTCGCCGCCCCCCGTGGCTCCGCAGCCAGTGCTCCTCACCCAGCAAAGCAGTCTGTTGACCGTGTCTCTCCTCCTTGCCCCAGGCTGCCTGGCAGAGCGGTGGTCTGGCAAGAAGGGGGACACAGCCGCCCTGGGGGGGaagaaatccaagaagaagagcgGCAGGGCCAAGGCCTCGGGTggcagcagcagtggcagcaaACAGAGGAAGGAGCTGGGTGGCCTCGAGGGAGACCCCAGCCCTGAGGAGGACGAGGGCATCCAGAAGGCTTCCCCCCTCACCCGCGGCCCCCCCGAGGAGCTCTGAGCCTAACCCAGCGCTCCTGCTGACCCACAGCCCTGACCTGGGAGCTGAAGGATCTGGGCCCCGGCTCTGGCAGACAGAGCGGCACCGGGCTTCAGCTGTGCCTGCTTGGGCTGTGCCTCTTCCTGCCGCAGACAGACTCCAGCCCTGGAAGAACTCAGATCAGCTGCGGGCAGCCCAGGCCGGccttttccctctgcccagcATTCCTCTCCTGACCCAGACTTTAGGCGGGCTCTGCGCTCTCAGGACTGCCCAAGGACTCCGGTGTGAACTCGGGCAGGCAGGTGTCGAGCTGGGCCCCGGGACTGGGGCTCCAGAGCCCCGCACCCCCTCGCTGCTCCGGCACTGACACCAGGAAGCAAGACTGAGGCCGCAGCTCCTCCTCTCTGTACCCACCCCTCCTGTGGACACCTTGTACTCTGCCTGGCCCTCCCCAGGGCTCACAGAGTAAAAACCTTTCGGCCTTTTTCGTTTGGATTTCTGAGTCCTTTTCAGCCCCTCAGAGGGGCCTGGAGCCCCCTGTAGctcttccctgcccctcaccttccagcCTTGGGGGCTGAGGATGGGAGGCTGTTCCCATCCTCCCATCACTGAGGCCGAACCTGCTGACTGTGGGGAAAGCAAGTGCAGGGAGGGCCCCgggggggctggggtgaggggtgggccTTGGGTATGTGGTGGGGCCAGGCACAGTGCTCCGGTGCTGCCCCTCAGCTGCTCTTGGTCTCCCCGAACCCGCCCCAGGCCGGGAGGGGCCTCACTTGTGCCCTGGCACCTGGCTGCCCtcattcctcccctccctcccgcctctCCTCTCCCCGCCACCAAGGCCTTCCCGTTGGTTGTGTAAAGTGTATGCCAGTGACCCCACCAGCTCCCGCCCCTCGTCTCCACCTCCGCCTGGCCCTGCCTGTTGGTCTTGAACCTTGTTCCCTGATGACCGCACCTGACCACTCCATGCTTCCTAGCTGTTGTGCCCGGAGCCCGCAGGGGAGGACACCCCAGTCCCCCCAAAAC harbors:
- the CNPY3 gene encoding protein canopy homolog 3 isoform X2, yielding MELLPEPASRPRPGPRPRCLLLLPLLLLLLLLLAAPELGPRQARAEETDWVRLPSKCEVCKYVAVELKSAFEETGKTKEVIDMGYGILDRKTSGVKYTKSDLRLIEVTETICKRLLDYSLHKERTGSNRFAKGMSETFETLHNLVHKGVKVVMDIPYELWNETSAEVADLKKQCDVLVEEFEEVIEDWYRNHQEEDLTQFLCANHVLKGKDTTLTWELKDLGPGSGRQSGTGLQLCLLGLCLFLPQTDSSPGRTQISCGQPRPAFSLCPAFLS
- the CNPY3 gene encoding protein canopy homolog 3 isoform X1 — its product is MELLPEPASRPRPGPRPRCLLLLPLLLLLLLLLAAPELGPRQARAEETDWVRLPSKCEVCKYVAVELKSAFEETGKTKEVIDMGYGILDRKTSGVKYTKSDLRLIEVTETICKRLLDYSLHKERTGSNRFAKGMSETFETLHNLVHKGVKVVMDIPYELWNETSAEVADLKKQCDVLVEEFEEVIEDWYRNHQEEDLTQFLCANHVLKGKDTSCLAERWSGKKGDTAALGGKKSKKKSGRAKASGGSSSGSKQRKELGGLEGDPSPEEDEGIQKASPLTRGPPEEL